TGCCATCAACGCCCCCGGCCTGCGGCCCAGTTCGCCTTCCTCGCAGTATCCGTCGTCCACACCGAACAGCCACAGAACAAAATCGGAGAGGATGCCGATGACTGCTTCTCGCCCATCGGGCAGGACCCGGGCAGCGAACGTGCCGATGTCGTGCTGAACGAGCCGGTCGCGCAGTTCGTCTGACCCGATGCCGATCGCTTCCGCCCACGCGGTGGTCTGGGCGTTTATGGCCGGATGGCTGGGATGTATGGCCGGAGGTATCGGAGAGTAGATCGGCGGAACAGCCAGCTCCGGTCTCACGGGACCACCTCTCTGCAAGGCGGACGCCGGCATACCTGCGCCGCGCGACTGATCAACTACACCGCATAGTACGCATAGGTATCAGCCGTTCCAATAGGGCCTTCTCGCCACACGGCACCGCCTACGCAAGCCCAACACCAGGCGAAACAGCGTCACCAACCGACGCCGGGATCCCCCGGGGCGGGCCGCATCGGTAACCAGTCTTCGGAAAGGTCCCCAGGTCGCGCCCGCCGACGGGAGCGAGCTCAGCTGCGACACGCCGTCCCCTGCATTGCGGGCGCGGGCAGCATCTGAAGGCGTGGCATGCCCGCGTCGGCGCAGGAGAGATTTCAGTCACGGTCGACACGGCGGGCAGGTACCGGGGCGAGTGCCGCATTCCGAGGGACCGGGCTCTGGCGGACGGCACCGTCTGGGACTTCGTCGCCGAGTTGCCCTCTTCATCGCCTCGACGGTCCCGGCGCGCCTTGGCGTGAAAGGTACGACATGGAGTCCATGCGCCCATCACCGCCGGGGCGTTGGGGGTTCAGATCCAGTTGCCCCAGCAAGACGTGGCGATGTAGGCCCTTCGGACGGCATTCCAGCCATGGCCACTGCCGATGTGAATCACTGGCAGCGCAAGAATGAACCAGGCCGTGAAAGCACCAGCGACGATCAAGGTCCATCGAGGGCCGGCGAAGCTGGCGACCACGACCAAGGCGATGACTGCGGCGCCTAGGCCTATGTGGGCAGCGGGGAGATCTGAGCCCAGTGCCTCGCGCACAGAGTGGCGTTCTCCACGGATATCCCGCGTGTACCGCTCAGAAGTCGAGCCGTCGCCGCTCTCAGAGCCATACTCCATGATTCACCCCCGTGTAGATCCCAGTTCAGCTGTAGCCGCAGCACGAGCAGCCTATGCCGCGCCGAAGTCACGAGAGAGCCTCGGCTGGACACAGCCCAGGCGCTCAGGCAGGGAACGGCCGACGGCTGGACCTGACTGATCATCGCTGCCCACAGCCGAGCTCCGGGGCCGCCCGACTGCGAACCTCAAGCAGGGCACGAAACCCCCCGCTACGTTGCAGTGCCGAGTGACGCCACGCGAATACCCACAGATAGGGGACAGCCTTACGTGGGGGGAGGTGTGGGCGGGGTGTGTGCGTCTGGGGAGTACAGGGCGGCAAGCTCCAGGGTGATCTCGCGAACTGCGTACAGATCGCCTGGTCGGCCGTTCCGAATCTGTGTCAGGACGCGCTTCTGACCGTCGGTGTCATCGCGCTGCACGGCATTCAGGTACGCGGCGACTCGCTCGCAGAGCGTGGCACTGTCAGAAGCATCGGATACAGGCTCGGGCTCTCCGAGAACTCGTTCCCTCGCTGCCTCGAGCTGGTCGGGAGTCAGTGCCTGCTCGGGCACGACTCTGGCGAAGGGGTTGCGTGCGCTGATTGCTGCGTGTTGGACGATGTCCTCGGCCAGGAGGAGCAGCATATGGTCCAGCCCCTGGGCACCCCAGCGGGCTTCGACCAAGTCGAACTGCATGCCGGCGACGCGACGCTCCCCCATGGCTGTGCAGGCCACGAGGTCTTCCTTGGCGGACCGTAGTTGGCTGCGGTCGCTCGAACTCAGTTCCACCAGATGAGTGTAGGTTGCTCGGCTCCGCTGCTCTCGACCGGTCTGCGGGTCAACCGCGGTCGGCCGTCACTTCAACCTCGTGCTGCGGGAGGTCTTCGGAGGCGCTCCCGGGGGCTTTGATGATGCGTTGCGTGTCGTGGAAGGCCTCGCGCTGTTCCGCCGACATCATGTCGAACAAGGCGACCAGCGCGGCTGCGGGGCTATCGCTCCTTGACCAGGCTTCGTTCATCAGCGTTGCCGAGTAGACAGCGCGGGTGGAGACCGGGCTGTACCGGAAGGCGCGGCCGTCGAGAGACCTGCGCAGCCAGCCCTTCGAATGCACGTTGCCCATGACGGTCAGGACGGTGGTGTAAGCGATGGAGCGTTCCTTCTTGAGATCATTCAGGACTTCCCGCACCGTCACCGGGCGGTTCCATCGCCATATGCGCGTCATGACGGCGTGTTCAAGCTCCCCCAGTTCACCGTTCACAGCAGCCACCATACGGCTTGTCCGTAATTGATCTCCGATGTGGTTCGGGCGTGCTCGGTCGCGGTGCAGCCTGCTCGTCTGCTCGGCAAGGGTGAGGTTGCGCCGATGGGCGATACCGCGCCGCGCGGTGCTCGACCGCGTCGTCGGGGAGTTCGTGCCGCGCCTTGGGAAACCGGCCGCGCCAGGTCAGGAACTTGAGCTGAACGCTGAAGCCCAACCTCGTGGCCCCCGCCTTGTTCCGTAACCAGCCCGCCTCATCGCTGGCCAGGGTGAAGTGGTCCACCACCCCGTCCAGACCCAGATCCCGCCCCCCTGCGCAGCCTTCCGCCCGCCCCCGTGATCAACTCTCGGGCTGGACGGTAGAGCCGCGGACGCAGGGCAGGCGCGGATATCGGTGAAGCGGCCCGGCAGGGCGTGCGGACCTGGTACCGGCGCCCGGGGCCGATAGTGCGCACTCCCGAACCTGGGGGCTGGTCAGCCCGCCGGGATGACGTAGGCGCGCGCGAAGTGGGTGCCGATTGAGGCTTCGTGGAGGTGTCCGGCGATGGCGCGGTCGCCTTCGACGCCCATGACGACGTGGAGGTGGACGAAGCCGCTGCGGATCTCGCCGGTGCCGGTCATCTCGCCGGGCAGGTCGTACTTGGTGATGGTGTCCTTGAGCGCGTCGCCTTCGGGCATGGTGGAGACGGGGAAGGAGTCTGCGGCCCCGATCAGGGAGACGATCGCCGCGTCGGTGATGCCAGCCTCGGCGGCCTGGCGGTTCAGCTCGTCGACGAGCTCACCCTGGGGGACTTCAAAGACGATCATGCGGGACTCCGTCCGATCATGGGGCTCAGCTCCCGCAGCATGACCGAGGAGCACCAGCGTGCGCCAGAGTCCCGTGGGTTGAGGGCCTCCCTCGCGAAGCGGGTGGCGAGGAAGTCCGCGCGGTGGGCGTAGGTGGCGGGCCGGGAGGCGATCCGGCCGGCGGTTGTCCAGTGCACGGCGCAGACGCGGGAGGTGACGGCCGTCATGTAGAGGTGGCGGGCCTCCTCGTCGGGGGCCAGGACGTGGGCGATGTCGTCGGCCTGGCCTTGGCCGTCGTCGACTCATAGCTGGCCACGGTGTCGAGCGGTAGTTGGCCTTACGTGCCGCAGCCGCCAGCGAGCCTGGCCTTGCTCCCATGCGTGCCTTGAGGTACGGGCGATGCCGCAGCGATCAGCCCGAAGTGTTCTTGGCCTGCTGGCCGTTTCGGCTGGAGAGCGGGAATGTCCGCAGCGGTCTCCTTGCCGTCTGGCAGGCACTCGATCAGCAGCCGTGGTGCAACGATCAACTTGCCATGACGAAGATGCCGATGAAGAGAGCCATGTAGAGCAGCAGGACCGCAGCCGCTACGGCCGCCACGATGAGGACGGCCTTCATCACTTTGCGGGCGGGCCGATGGGCGCGGGCGGGTCCCGCAGGGACTTGGGGATAACGCTCGAGCTCACTCATGGAGCCATCCTGTTGATCGCGGCGGCGCCAGGCTACCCGTAGACATACTCATGTGCGAGGTCACCTCCACACGCCCCGACGCGACTGGCCAGGTAGGAATCGGAATGGCCATCTACCGGTCGGCGTCAAACGCGTGCCGACAGGCCGCCTACCGGGCCCGCCGCGCGGAACGGTTACGCGAAGCCGTAACGGACCCGGCCCTGTGACGGCTCCCGGCACCCCCTACAAGCCGTTAGCGAGTAGCCGGGAGGGATCTCACCTCCCGGCTCTCTCAGAACCGTGCTTGAACCTCTCGATTCACACGGCTCCCATCACCCGGTCGTTCGAGGCCGGAGGATTTTCCAGTGGGCGAAGAGCCCCGGGTAGAGCCTGGCGGTCTTCTCCAAGCCCTGCCACGCCCGGCTCCGGCGACGCCGGAGCCGCTTGTACTTCTGCGTGGCCCATCGCATCAGGTACTGATCGATGCCCTTCAGGCTCGGGACCAACGCGGACGGATAGAACCGGCCGTAGTAGCTGATCCATCCCCGCACGATGGGATTGATCTCCCGTGCGAGGTCCGCCAGGGACGATCCACTGCGCTGGTGCAGCCGCCATCGGCGGATCCGCACCCGGATGCGCTTCGCCGCCTCGTCGCTGATCGCCGGGTTGAAGCCGAAGAAGTAACTCCCCGTCTTCGACCGGACTTTCCGCGAGCGGAACGTGTATCCGAGGAAGGTGAACGAGACGTGCTCGTACGAACCACGCCTCTTGCCGTCCTTGCAGTACACGATGCGGGTCTTGTCGGGATGCAGCCGCAAGTCCCCGCACTCGGCCAGCCGCCGGCCGATCGCCCGACGCACCTGGTGCGCCTCGGCCTCGGTGCGGCAGTGAACCACCATGTCATCGCAGTAGCGCTCGAACCGGACGCCCGGCAAGACCCGGTCCATCCAGGTGTCGAACGCGTAGTGCATGAACAGGTTCGCCAACAGAGGCGAGATCGCTGAGCCTTGGGGACTCCCGCGATCTCGCGCGGCCAGCTCGCCACTCCTGTGCTGCAGCGGGGCCTTCAGCCAGCGCTCCGCATACAGCAGAATCCACCGCTGGTCGGTGTGGTGGGCCACCGCCTTGAGGACCAGGTCATGATCGAGGTTGTCGAAGAACCCCTGGATGTCAATGTCGACCGTCCAGTCGGTCCTCCAGCACCGTTCCCGGCAGACCGCGACCGCGTCCAGCGCGCTTCGGCGGGGCCGGTACCCATAAGAATCAGGGTGGAACAGCGGTTCCACCTCCGGTTCCAGGACCATGGCCGCCGCTGTCTGCGCGATTCTGTCCGCGACTGTCGGCACCTCGAGAACCCTGACCTTGCCTGCTCCCCCGGGCTTGGGGATCTCCACCATCCGCACCGGCGGCGGGAAGTAGCTGCCCGACGACATCCGATTCCACAGTTTGTAGAGGTTGCCCTGCAGGTCAGCCTCGAACTGCTCGATCGACTCGCCGTCGACCCCGGCCGCTCCCCGGTTCGCCTTGACCCTGAGATACGCCTCCCAGACCACATGCTTCGAAATCTCGAACGGCTTCGGTCCGCTCATCCGGCTCCTCCCGGGAACTCCGGTTGACCGCCAAGCAGACCTGGATGATCCGTCCCCTTCGCTCCACCCGCATTACCGGGCTTCCTCACTACTACGAGACGGTCTGCCCCCGTGCCCCGCATCGGTACTCGGCCCCTTACGGTGTTGGCCACTTGGGGATCTCCCTCTCGCCGCCGACCTCGCGGGCCAGCAGCAGTATCGGGGCGACAGGTTCTCACGTTCCGCGCAAGAGCCAAGGTCAGGCTCGCGCCGCCTACATGCCGGACGCCACCCGGGCAGTCAGCAGGCTCCCCCCGGACTTGTCCCAGAGCCCTGGTCTCGCCCTGGTTTCGACGCCATTGAAGTTTGTTACGACACGTCATCAGCGGTTCGCTCTCGCTCGCCTTCCTGACCCACACCTGACGCGATCAAAGCCGCGCCTTTTCCCACAGCGCTCACCACGAACGGCACTTAACCGACGCAGCCTGCGGTGGTTTGGAGCCTCCCCCTGCAGGGCGACCCCGGAGGACCTACCTCCATCTCCTGCACAGCACCGCTTCCGAAAGCTCCTACATCGACGCCTCCTTCAGCGTTCGTGACACACGACCAGCTCAAACGTTCCCGTCAAGAAGGCGGCGGCCACTTTGGCCGGCTGGCCGGTCACGCCTCGACGTCGCTCCTGAGCGCGACCGCGGCGGCGTGCGCTTGGTACAGGCACTCTCAAGAACGCCGGTCGGTCGTGGGCGAGGCCGGGAACTCAGCGACTATTGCTCACCGAATACCCTGTGGCGAGTCGCCGACATCAGGCGTCCCGGGGCAGGACAACCATCGGCACCCGGTCGGGGTGGGCCATCGATGCGGCAGCTTCCCGGGGAGCCTTCGCACCTTCCTCCGGGCGCAGCTTCCAGCGTCCCAGGATGGTTGCCAGCGCGATGGTGGCCTCCGTCCAGGAGAAAGCGTCCCCGATGCACTTCCGGTTACCCGCGCCGAAGGGCATGACGGCCTCCCGCGGGATGCTCCCCCGCCGGTCCGGCAGCCACCGGTCGGGAACGAAAGTGTCCGGCTCGGGGTAGAGCGTCGGGTCCCGGTGCATGGCGTAGAGACTGAAGGCGACCTCGACGCCAGCGGGGATGCGGAACCCGCCGAGCTCGACCGGCTCGATGGTGCGGCGCATCAGCAGCACCACCCCGTGCAGACGGATGACCTCATCCAGCACGCGCTGGATACCGACGAGACGCGGGACGTCGTCGAAGGTGACGGGACGGTTGCCCACGACCTCGTCGATCTCAGCCACGAGCTTCTCTTCGACTTCGGGGTTTGCGGCGAGATGGTGGATCGCCCAGGCGAGGGTGGAGGCCGTGGTCTCTGTGCCGGCGAACAGGATCGTGACCAGCTCGTCGCGGACTTCTTCGTCGGTGAGCGGCTCACCCGTGTCCGCGTCCCGCGCTGCGAGCAGTACCGACAGCAGGTCAGCCTGGTCGCTCTGCCCCGCCTCGCGCGTGGTCGCAACCACCTCGTCGATTACCTGACGCATGCTCGCGGTCGCGTTGTCGAAAGAGCGCCAGATCGGGAGCTTGTCGAGGATCTTCGGCGATGCCGCCCGCACGAGCATGTTCTTCAGAATGATCGGCAGATCCCGTCGCACCGCCTCTACTGCAGGCCGCCCGATGTCGGCAGAGAACAGGGTCGCCGCCAGTGTCTCGATGGCGAACTCGCTCATCGCCTGGTGCACGTCAATGCTCTGTCCGGGCTTCCAGGAGTCAGACAGCGCGCGGGCGCGCTCGCTCATCACCTCCGCGTAACCGGCAAGGCGCTCCTTGTGGAACATCGGCTGCATCAAGCGGCGGTGACGGCGATGGACTTCACCGCCGGCCGTCGCGAGCCCGTTGCCGACCAGCGGGCGTACGCGGTCGAAGAGACGGCCCTTCTCGAAGAAGCGGCCCTGCGTCACCATGACGTCGTTGATCAGTCGGGCGCTGGTGGCCACGTAGATCGGCATCGAACCGATGTCGACGCGGACCAACTCGCCGCTCTCCCGAAGGGATCTGAGAAACGCGAGCGGGTCAGATTTCAGTTTCAGGACGTGCCCGAGGAACGGTATGCCGCCCGGAGCGCGGGGTATGGCCGCCAGCTCAAATGACATGGGGGATCCTTTCACGAGGCGTTCTCTGCGCCGGCCCGCGCGATGCGGCCTGCAGGTGTGGTCTGCGCGGTAGGTGCTGCGGTCGGGAGGACGCCCGAAATGATCAACCAGAGGCATCGTACCCAGGGTTCCCAGCGGTTCCAATGGCGCAGGTGCACAGCCTTGAGACCGCGACGGACCGCCCCGTGCACTTGAGAACGGTGTTCTCATCGACTCGGGACGGCCCGTCGAGTACTTGTGGGCAAACGGTCCTGCGGATCACAGAGTTGTGAACTGCCTGCCCGCGACGTGCTTGGAACACGGTGTGCCGTACGGCCACCCATGCCTTACCGGCAGCTGAGCACGGGCGCGCGTATCAGCGATGGAGCAGCCACCTCCACCACGAGCGGCGGCCGGGAGCCACCGCTGTTGCAGGTCCCGATGACGGGCTGTCCACCGGGACCGAAGGCGGCAGCGGCTGCGACACCTCTCCTGTGGACTGGCCGTCACCGTGCCGAGGCGGGAACTTCACCGGCAGGGATGCCGGTCGCTGGGTCAGCCAGGCGGCGTCGAGCGTGAGCTCAGTGGCGGGGACGGCGAGTTCGAGACCGGGCAGCAGGCCCATCAGGGTGTCGATTCCGGTGTCGGCGATGGCGCGGCCGATGTCCGCTCCGGGGCACTCGTGCGGGCCGCTGCTGAAGGCGAGGTGCGAGCGGTTGCCGTGGACCGGGGCCGACAGATTCGGCCGGATGGCGGGGTCGACGTTGGCGGCCGCGATGCCGAGGAGCAGCAGGTCGCCTTTGTTGATGTGCTGTTCGCCCAGCGTTGTGTTGCCGGTGGCCCACCGGCCCGGGACTACGGCGATCGAGGGGTTGTCCCACATCACCTGCTCCAGGGCGTCGGGGAGCGTCATCTGACCACCGGACAGGCTCCCGCGGAAGCGGGGGTCGGTCAGCATCAGCCGCAGTGTGTGGGCGATCAGGTTCACCGTGCCCTGATGTGCTGCAACGAGGGTGAGTCGTAGGTGCTCGATGATCTCGTTGTCGGTGAGCTTGGGGTCGTGGCCTATCAGCGAGGAGGCGAGATCGCGTCCGGGGTTCTTCTTCTTCCGTTCGACCAGTTCAGCCAGTGTGCGTGTCACGAGGTCGTTGCTGGCAGCTGCGGTGCCCGTGCCCTTCATCAGATCGAGGGTGGGCTCCACCAGGTCCGGGCTCTCCCCGGGCGCCATCCCCAGGAGCCGGGTCACCACCATCATCGGCAACTTCTCGGCGTAGTCCCGGATCAAGTCGGCCTCGCCCTTTGCCGCGAAGGAATCGACCAGCTGCTCGGTGTAGCGCTTCACGTAGCGACGCACACCGTGACGGTTGAACTGTTCGAGACCCGCTGTGACCGCGCCGCGGAGCCGCTCGTGCTCCTCACCGTCAGCGAAGACACACAGCGGCTGCCAGCCCACCATTGGATTGAGCGGCGAGTCGGCCGGGACTCGGTCCCACTGGTTCCATCTCCGCGAGTCGCGTGAGAACCGGGAGGGCGTACGCATCACATCAAGGTTCTCGGGGTAGCCCAGCACCAGCCAGGCAGGCACCTCGACGTCAGCACCGCCGTGGAGCAGTACCGGGGCAACCGGGCCGTACTGCCCGCGGAGTTCCTCGTACAGCCCCTGAGGGTTGGCCTCGGCGTCGGGCCCGTACAGCCGGCGTATCCCTTCGGCGCTCACACCGTGCGCGGGACAGCCGGGGGGCGGCGCCAGCGCGGAACCGTCGTGGGATACGTCTGGGTGCGGGGTGGTCACGTGGCCTCCGAAGCCATGGGGGGAGCTGCCACCGTCACGGATGAGTGTTCCCGGCAGCGCGCTCACGAACGTCTCTGGCGGCGCCGGACCACGGGCCGCATGCCCTGCCGCGGTCCTACAAGATCCTGAGCCGGACGCAGCATATCCCCGCCCCTTCTCCGCCCGACAAGCCGTCAGGCGATTGCAGCGGACCGTGAACTGGTGCCCCTGCGAGGCGAGTTCCAACGCCCTGGTCTCCCAGCCCTCTGGCTCTCGACGACGGGGTAGGCCAGAATCTGAGAGTCGCACCGGCGCGGCACCCTGGAACGCGCCGCAATATGTACCGAAAAGTCAGAGTCCGCTCGAGAACCTGCGCTCATCGGAGGAGCATGATCCCCCTCATCCTCGGCATCGTCCTTCTCGTCATCTTCGCTTTCGTTGCCGTGAAGCAGGTCGTAGTGCCCTCATCGTCCGTTGGGCAGTGCTACGGACGCAGACCCCCAGGCGCAACTCGCCGACACGATAGATCCGAATACCTAAAGCTGCGGGGGCGCCTGAAGCCTGAGAGGGTGGAGACGCGTGCTTCCGGTCGCGGCCGCCCGGCGGTGGCCGCTTGAGAAGAGCCGGTCGCCAGCGGGCGGCATGCGGTACCCGCCGCGTTACCGAGGAATGAGGACCAGCTTCCCCATGGTCGCCCGCGATTCCAGGGCCTGGTGCGAGGCCGGTGCCTCGTCGAGGGCGAAAGCTTGCACCGCGGGCCGGAGCCAGTCGACTGCGGCCTCGGCCAGGACCTTCTCCTCCAGTGCCCGCACTCCGCCGGGCAGAGCGAACAACGAGGGGCCGACACCACGAACCGCGAGGTGATGGCACGGGTGTCCAGCTCTTGATCGGTGAAGGAGGTGAAGGGCGTCGATCATGCAGCGCCTCGGCGCCTCCAACCGCTTCCAGGCTGCTCTGCAGGCCCGCGAACGGGGATGGATCTGAGAGGTCTGTTTCAGGGCCACGTAGGGGGTCAATTCCTCTTGCGCAAGGCAAGACTGAGGGCCACGCCACCAGCAGCGGGTGCAGCCCCGGCCACGGCGGCAGCCGCAGCGGTGACGGCCTTCAACACGACGAGCAATGTGAACAGGACCGCGCACACCCCGGCCGTGGTGATCGCGGCCAGGAGTATGGGACCGACGAAGGAGCGGGGCCACGTCAGTGGTGAGGGCGGCGGCGGGGATTGGCTCGGCGGGGTCGGGCTCACTGGGTACCTGCGACGCATTGTCATCGTTTCCCTTTGACCGATCATGGGGCTGGGATGAGTGATCTGAGAGTTCCATCAGAAGGCCGCGATGTGTGGGCCCCGGCGGCGGCCTGACAGAGCAACCCGGCCGGCCACGGCACGAACATCGTCTGGGCCCAGTCGAGCAACAGGTCCCATAGCATGACCACGACGGTGGCGGACGGAGCGCCAACGCCAGTTCGCGCAGAACAGGGTTGGGCCAGTGGTCCGCGGACTTACCGCCAACTGCCCCCACGATCTTGGTGAGTTCGTCGCGGACGCCGTCAAGAGTCGGTACGGGGTCGGTCTTGCTCACGCCGCGCCTCCCGTGACGCGGCATGACAGGGTGCCCTGATGCGCAGGGGGCAGACGACCGTCACGCTGCGGAAGAGATTCGGCTAACTGGTTTGATCGGGGCCGAAATTGCCTTTCGATGAGGCGAGTAAATCCTCAGATGAGGCAATATTGTGCATATTCATATGTCTACGACGGCTGATGGCGCAGGGCAGCCCGAGCAGCTGGTGGCGCCGCGATCCTCGCGGACGCGCTCCGGAGGGCCGAGCGTGTTGGACTGTGCTGCGGATCCCGATACGGACACGGCCTGGAGCCGGGCTCGGCAGGCCTGCCTTCGTCGCCGGGGGCGGTGTGCAAGTGTTGTCCTCCCGTGGAGAGTGGGATTGCCGCCGACACGCACGCGTCGGAGTCGGGCCTTGCGCGTGGCACTGCGGACTATCTCGCTCCGCACGCTACTGATGAACGGGCAAAGGGCACCCCGGTAAACGCCCCGGGGATAGCCCTAGGCCTCGCCCCTGGGGCGGGACTGTAAATCGTTCGGCTCTGTTCCGTAGTCGGTGGTGACGGTGCGTTCTCCTTATTGCAGGAGGATGCGGTGGCGGAGGAGGTCGAATCCTGCTCGGCCGTGCATCTGCCGCATGATCTTCTTGGTTCGGGTATTGACGCCCTCTGTCCGGCCGTTGTGGTGGGGCAGGGTGAGGCCGGCGTTCACGGCGGCGCGGTCGAGTTCGAGGCCGTTGCAGAAGCTGTGCAGGTGGGGCAGGCCAGCGGTGCGGACTGTGGCGATCCACTGGGTGAGCTTGTCGTCGTTGGCCTGGGCCGGGGTCAGGAGCGCGGCGAACTCGCCGGTGAGCCTGGCGAGTGCGGTCATCTCCGGGCACGCCGCGGTGAGGAGGCCGAGCAGGTCGGTGTCCCTGGTCCACAGGTGCTCGGGGTGGGTGAGCAGGAGCCGGGCGAGGCGGCGGGGGGTTGTCACGGGGCGGTCGCCTTCGGCGCGGCCCTGATTGAGGTAGCGGACCAGCAGGTTGGCACTGCCGGTATAGCCCAGTTCCCTGATCTCGTGCAGGAGGTGCGTGACGGGAACGGCCGGGTTGTCGGACCGGCGCCGGCGCAGGTGGTCGCGGTAGGGGTCGACCAGGGTGGGCCGGTAGCGGGGGGCGATGCGATCCGCGGGCGGTTCGGGGATGCGGGCGTAGCGCTTGACGGTATTCAGGGCGAGGTTCAGTCTGCGGGAGCAGTCGAGCAGGCCGACGCCGGAGTCGAGGAGGGCGTGGACTTTGTGCCAGCGCTCGCGGGTGGTCTGCTCGCGGACGCCGCCGGGCCGGGGCGGGTTGACGGTGGCCCAGCAGGGGGCGTGGGCGCGGACCTCGGCCAGGACTTTGTCGCACAGGTTCCGCCACAGATGCCAGCGGTCGCTGACCTGCACCGCGTCGGGCAGGGCCCGGCGGATCGCCTCGGCGTAGGTGGCCGAGCCGTCCCGGCACACGACTTCGATCCCTTTCTTCCCGCGCAGCCATGCCTCCAATGTGGCGGCTTCGCGGTCGGGCAGGACATCGACGCGTTCCCCGGTCTCGGCATCGATGATGATCGTGGCGTAGCGGTGACGGCGGCGCAGGGCGAAGTCATCGACCCCGATCACCCTCGGGATCCGCACCGCCGGCGGGGGGACCCCGCAGCGCCCGCAGGGCGGTGGCGAACGATACGGGCACGGCCAGTAACCGGGTGAGCCGGGCGGCCGCCCGGCCGCATAACTCCTTGACCACCCCCGAGACCTGGCTGGTCAGACGCGTGGTGCGGCGCTGAAGGCGCTCGATCAGCCCAGGGACTTGCTCGCGGAAGGTCTGCCGCCGACAGCCCAGGAGTGGGCAGACCAGACGTCGTACCCGGACGTTGACCACGACCCGGCGGCCATCGACCGGCACATCCGCAACTGTCCGGACGTGGTATCCGTGCACCTTCCCCGTCGGGACCCCGCACATCGGGCAGGGAAAGGGAACATCCCGGGTCCGGGCCAAGACCCGGATCACCTCGCCGTCGTCCGCCACATCCTCGATGACCAGCGCCGAAAGCCCTGAAAACACCGTTGCCACAAGGGAGTTGACATCTCGCATACAACGTCAACGACGCCCGTCACCTGCCGTCACCACTGACTACGGAACAGAGCCGCTCGTTTGACAGACCCTACGCCTTGGCTGGCGGGGGCCTGCCAGTCAATGGCGTCCCAGCCGGGGTGTCGGCGGTCGTGCCGGATGTGCTCGGCGAGACGGGACTTCCGCCACTCCTGGACGGCCCTGGCACAGTGCTCGGGGGTGGTCCAGCCGGGCATGGCGGTCATGGGCCGCCGCCAGCCGGGCCGAGCAGGAGCGGGAGCCGTGAGATACAGAGGTGGCAGGTCGGTCGGCCGCGAGGGCTCCGTGGCGGCGATGGACTCGATACGGTCCACCAACGTCTCCCGGATCCGTACGACACCCTCCTGCAACGCGGCGCGGACAGCCCCCGCACCGAAGCTCTCCCGGTCCGGCCCCGTTTCCTCCTCGTGCTCCTCCGCGCAAGAGAACTGGCGGCGGCGGCGCTGGCGTTGGCCGCAGTGGAGCTGGGGCCGGCCTGGCTGACGGAGGCCCGGCGCC
The Streptomyces lunaelactis genome window above contains:
- a CDS encoding BlaI/MecI/CopY family transcriptional regulator; translation: MNGELGELEHAVMTRIWRWNRPVTVREVLNDLKKERSIAYTTVLTVMGNVHSKGWLRRSLDGRAFRYSPVSTRAVYSATLMNEAWSRSDSPAAALVALFDMMSAEQREAFHDTQRIIKAPGSASEDLPQHEVEVTADRG
- a CDS encoding DUF4158 domain-containing protein: MVDHFTLASDEAGWLRNKAGATRLGFSVQLKFLTWRGRFPKARHELPDDAVEHRAARYRPSAQPHPCRADEQAAPRPSTPEPHRRSITDKPYGGCCER
- a CDS encoding PCC domain-containing protein, with product MIVFEVPQGELVDELNRQAAEAGITDAAIVSLIGAADSFPVSTMPEGDALKDTITKYDLPGEMTGTGEIRSGFVHLHVVMGVEGDRAIAGHLHEASIGTHFARAYVIPAG
- the ltrA gene encoding group II intron reverse transcriptase/maturase, whose amino-acid sequence is MSGPKPFEISKHVVWEAYLRVKANRGAAGVDGESIEQFEADLQGNLYKLWNRMSSGSYFPPPVRMVEIPKPGGAGKVRVLEVPTVADRIAQTAAAMVLEPEVEPLFHPDSYGYRPRRSALDAVAVCRERCWRTDWTVDIDIQGFFDNLDHDLVLKAVAHHTDQRWILLYAERWLKAPLQHRSGELAARDRGSPQGSAISPLLANLFMHYAFDTWMDRVLPGVRFERYCDDMVVHCRTEAEAHQVRRAIGRRLAECGDLRLHPDKTRIVYCKDGKRRGSYEHVSFTFLGYTFRSRKVRSKTGSYFFGFNPAISDEAAKRIRVRIRRWRLHQRSGSSLADLAREINPIVRGWISYYGRFYPSALVPSLKGIDQYLMRWATQKYKRLRRRRSRAWQGLEKTARLYPGLFAHWKILRPRTTG
- a CDS encoding cytochrome P450, whose translation is MEPLGTLGTMPLVDHFGRPPDRSTYRADHTCRPHRAGRRRERLVKGSPMSFELAAIPRAPGGIPFLGHVLKLKSDPLAFLRSLRESGELVRVDIGSMPIYVATSARLINDVMVTQGRFFEKGRLFDRVRPLVGNGLATAGGEVHRRHRRLMQPMFHKERLAGYAEVMSERARALSDSWKPGQSIDVHQAMSEFAIETLAATLFSADIGRPAVEAVRRDLPIILKNMLVRAASPKILDKLPIWRSFDNATASMRQVIDEVVATTREAGQSDQADLLSVLLAARDADTGEPLTDEEVRDELVTILFAGTETTASTLAWAIHHLAANPEVEEKLVAEIDEVVGNRPVTFDDVPRLVGIQRVLDEVIRLHGVVLLMRRTIEPVELGGFRIPAGVEVAFSLYAMHRDPTLYPEPDTFVPDRWLPDRRGSIPREAVMPFGAGNRKCIGDAFSWTEATIALATILGRWKLRPEEGAKAPREAAASMAHPDRVPMVVLPRDA
- a CDS encoding cytochrome P450, producing the protein MTTPHPDVSHDGSALAPPPGCPAHGVSAEGIRRLYGPDAEANPQGLYEELRGQYGPVAPVLLHGGADVEVPAWLVLGYPENLDVMRTPSRFSRDSRRWNQWDRVPADSPLNPMVGWQPLCVFADGEEHERLRGAVTAGLEQFNRHGVRRYVKRYTEQLVDSFAAKGEADLIRDYAEKLPMMVVTRLLGMAPGESPDLVEPTLDLMKGTGTAAASNDLVTRTLAELVERKKKNPGRDLASSLIGHDPKLTDNEIIEHLRLTLVAAHQGTVNLIAHTLRLMLTDPRFRGSLSGGQMTLPDALEQVMWDNPSIAVVPGRWATGNTTLGEQHINKGDLLLLGIAAANVDPAIRPNLSAPVHGNRSHLAFSSGPHECPGADIGRAIADTGIDTLMGLLPGLELAVPATELTLDAAWLTQRPASLPVKFPPRHGDGQSTGEVSQPLPPSVPVDSPSSGPATAVAPGRRSWWRWLLHR